The proteins below come from a single Tenuifilum thalassicum genomic window:
- the omp85 gene encoding Omp85 family outer membrane protein: MRNVLLIAFASILMLPVFAQENTEKKVNEDVKTGWTVGVLPALGYDSNLGLLYGAIVNSFDFGDGSRYPDFNHNLYLQLSAYTKGSMDAIAYFDSYTLIPNKHFIGRLSFNRNRTYPFYGFNGTQTVYNADFEDIDANGFISQVFYKYDRKLAKADFLLEDRIADSKFKWIAGLDLGWYDVSTVDVAHLNKGRDNDELIPDTLILYDQLVNWGIISDDEKDGGFDNSFKFGLVYDTRDRLTNPMKGTWTELLFRASPKFIGNNDNFGRVSLIHRQYFTLVKEKLSFAYRLWYEGTFGNVPFYSRQHLTTSNYLEGFGGAQSVRGVLMNRVVGQHSAIGNFELRWKFYRFNAIGQNFYLGMNLFADAGKILKGYDIDLANVPQAQRDQFFSDEYKGLYTAFGAGFKVVMNENFVVSADYGMAMDKNYGTSGLYVLVGYLF; encoded by the coding sequence ATGAGAAACGTTTTATTAATTGCTTTCGCAAGCATTTTGATGCTTCCTGTTTTTGCTCAGGAAAACACAGAGAAAAAAGTTAATGAGGATGTTAAAACTGGTTGGACCGTTGGTGTGCTCCCTGCACTGGGCTATGACTCAAACCTGGGTTTACTCTACGGTGCAATAGTAAACTCTTTCGATTTTGGCGATGGTTCGCGTTATCCCGACTTTAATCACAACCTTTACTTGCAGCTATCGGCCTATACTAAGGGGAGTATGGATGCAATTGCCTACTTCGATTCCTATACGCTTATTCCAAATAAGCATTTTATCGGTCGATTAAGCTTTAATAGGAATCGTACCTATCCTTTCTATGGTTTTAATGGTACTCAAACAGTTTATAATGCCGATTTCGAAGATATCGATGCAAACGGTTTTATTTCGCAGGTATTCTATAAATATGACAGAAAACTTGCCAAAGCCGATTTCCTATTGGAAGATAGGATTGCTGATAGCAAGTTCAAATGGATTGCCGGTTTAGACCTTGGATGGTATGATGTTAGTACAGTTGATGTAGCTCACCTAAACAAAGGTCGCGATAATGATGAGCTTATTCCTGACACTCTTATTCTTTACGATCAGCTTGTAAATTGGGGCATCATCTCTGATGATGAAAAAGATGGAGGTTTTGACAATAGTTTCAAGTTCGGATTGGTTTACGATACTCGCGACCGACTCACAAACCCAATGAAAGGAACTTGGACTGAACTACTTTTCAGAGCCTCACCTAAATTTATAGGGAATAATGATAACTTTGGTAGAGTTTCGTTAATTCACCGTCAGTATTTCACTTTGGTTAAAGAGAAGTTATCCTTTGCATACCGTTTATGGTACGAGGGGACTTTTGGTAATGTGCCTTTTTATTCTCGTCAGCACTTAACCACAAGTAACTATCTCGAAGGATTTGGCGGTGCACAAAGCGTAAGAGGTGTACTAATGAATCGCGTGGTTGGTCAACATTCTGCAATTGGTAACTTTGAACTACGCTGGAAATTCTACCGTTTCAATGCAATTGGTCAGAACTTCTACCTAGGTATGAATCTTTTCGCTGATGCTGGAAAAATTCTTAAAGGGTATGATATCGATCTAGCTAATGTTCCTCAGGCTCAAAGAGACCAGTTTTTCTCCGATGAGTATAAGGGACTTTACACCGCGTTTGGTGCTGGATTCAAGGTGGTTATGAACGAGAACTTTGTTGTTTCGGCCGATTATGGTATGGCCATGGATAAAAACTATGGTACCTCTGGGCTTTATGTTTTGGTTGGATACCTTTTCTAA
- a CDS encoding helix-turn-helix domain-containing protein, which yields MTDIFPIYHIGLIQAWFAALLVYRKPNKGAADNLLIVWLFVIGFEMLYSLINAVYLKWLPDLIIIPFSYGPFLYFYTKLLISKKPTKLSNIHIHLSPLYLFLIISILWGSPIDINSINFYHKGSITWLALFNFTSFLVVMLYYWWISLKLISRHNHSLGDHFSYRSESIMLSWIKNSALWILTGFFASGITFLVFSTQNIFPFNPIELFHLGLLVFTFSISYYGIHQPVLYQYQKPQKLDVPSKENTLKSDKFGDMLYEFMVKNKPYLNNELTIQDLADQVGVTTQEISSYLNKDLGVNFFNYINAFRINEAKRRLVDPKYDNETLLGIAFDSGFNSKTSFNTLFKKETGMTPSEYKKAFRSSNKKST from the coding sequence ATGACTGACATTTTCCCTATCTATCACATTGGTCTAATACAGGCATGGTTTGCGGCCTTGCTTGTTTATCGAAAGCCAAATAAGGGAGCAGCAGATAATCTTTTAATAGTTTGGCTTTTTGTTATAGGCTTTGAGATGCTTTATTCGCTAATAAATGCCGTTTACCTGAAATGGTTGCCCGATCTTATTATTATTCCTTTTAGCTATGGGCCGTTCCTTTACTTTTACACCAAGTTATTAATTTCGAAAAAGCCTACTAAACTTAGTAATATTCACATTCACCTGTCGCCGCTTTACCTATTTCTGATTATATCAATATTGTGGGGCAGTCCAATCGATATCAATTCAATCAACTTTTACCATAAAGGTTCTATCACGTGGCTTGCCCTGTTTAATTTTACATCATTTCTAGTGGTTATGCTTTACTACTGGTGGATTTCACTTAAACTAATCAGCAGGCACAACCACTCGCTCGGCGACCATTTTTCGTACCGATCCGAAAGTATCATGCTGAGCTGGATCAAAAATTCGGCGTTGTGGATACTTACAGGTTTTTTTGCTTCAGGCATCACGTTTCTAGTATTCTCAACTCAAAATATTTTCCCATTTAACCCCATTGAACTTTTCCATTTAGGTTTATTAGTGTTTACATTCTCAATAAGTTACTATGGTATTCACCAGCCGGTGTTATACCAATATCAGAAACCACAGAAATTAGATGTTCCCTCAAAAGAGAATACCTTAAAATCTGATAAGTTTGGAGATATGCTTTACGAGTTCATGGTAAAGAATAAACCGTACCTTAATAATGAGCTAACCATTCAGGACCTAGCCGATCAGGTTGGAGTTACCACACAGGAAATATCTAGCTACTTGAATAAAGATTTAGGAGTTAACTTTTTCAACTATATCAATGCATTTAGAATTAACGAAGCTAAACGCCGATTGGTTGACCCAAAGTACGATAATGAGACCCTTTTAGGAATTGCATTCGATTCTGGGTTTAATTCTAAAACATCTTTTAACACTCTTTTTAAAAAGGAAACTGGCATGACACCATCGGAATATAAAAAGGCTTTTAGAAGTTCAAATAAGAAAAGTACCTAA
- a CDS encoding TlpA family protein disulfide reductase produces MTNKLFVLLILFSSISGFSQSNLIGKKAPEIKIEKWIYPKIKVANWQVREVPSDLSGKVVVLDFWATKCAPCVASIPKLNELAKRFPEIVFISISFEKEELINRFLKKMVMYYPVGSDPTEATIKKFGVTGYPETFLIDKNGIIQWQGSPFKLSEKILKKAIGNSETQNSLSINDSEFPHKNSAYDFTLKKNELGMNEASYFHYSPFDINVFNLDLPTIISAFYGYSKSRLLFKDTLLLNNTYDITLKANREVTTEANCMEIFKYLLPNNLEFEMKNIEKDTFVYVLQVYNDIILNKNLTKFDYSGSSKDNLKWRLTGATLKNLKNFLENEYNAIIELKLQLDSKFDFILPSNDFEATVECLRKEYGIELKPQKLKTKFIEIRRKSI; encoded by the coding sequence ATGACTAACAAGCTTTTCGTTTTACTCATTTTATTTTCTTCAATTTCTGGTTTTTCTCAAAGCAATTTGATAGGTAAAAAAGCACCAGAGATAAAGATAGAAAAATGGATTTACCCAAAAATAAAAGTTGCCAATTGGCAAGTTCGGGAAGTCCCTAGTGATTTATCAGGTAAAGTGGTTGTTCTTGATTTTTGGGCAACAAAATGCGCACCTTGTGTAGCTTCAATTCCGAAACTTAATGAGTTAGCGAAACGATTTCCAGAAATAGTTTTCATATCGATTTCATTTGAAAAGGAAGAACTCATAAATAGGTTTTTAAAAAAGATGGTAATGTATTACCCAGTAGGTTCAGATCCAACCGAGGCTACTATTAAAAAATTTGGTGTTACAGGCTATCCAGAAACTTTTCTCATTGATAAGAATGGAATTATTCAATGGCAAGGGAGCCCATTTAAACTATCTGAGAAAATATTAAAAAAAGCGATAGGTAATTCAGAGACTCAAAATAGTTTAAGTATTAATGATTCTGAATTTCCTCATAAAAATTCAGCTTATGATTTTACGCTAAAAAAGAATGAATTAGGCATGAATGAAGCATCGTATTTTCACTACTCACCTTTTGACATAAATGTTTTTAATTTAGACCTTCCAACTATCATATCCGCTTTCTATGGATATAGCAAATCACGACTATTATTTAAGGATACTCTGCTGCTAAATAATACATATGATATTACATTAAAGGCTAATAGGGAAGTAACCACAGAAGCAAATTGCATGGAGATTTTTAAATATCTGTTGCCAAACAATCTAGAGTTTGAAATGAAAAATATTGAGAAAGACACTTTTGTTTATGTACTTCAAGTCTATAATGATATCATATTAAATAAGAATCTAACTAAATTTGACTATTCGGGTAGCTCAAAGGACAATTTAAAATGGAGGCTGACAGGAGCAACTCTGAAGAACCTGAAAAACTTTCTTGAAAATGAATATAATGCCATAATTGAACTAAAACTGCAACTTGATAGTAAATTTGATTTTATTTTACCTTCAAATGACTTCGAAGCTACAGTTGAATGCCTTAGAAAGGAGTATGGTATTGAACTTAAACCACAAAAATTAAAAACAAAATTTATAGAGATTAGGCGAAAAAGCATATAG
- the scpA gene encoding methylmalonyl-CoA mutase: MKPDFKKIDIKHIDSKNDVFNVDAEWVTPEQIPVKPAFTEADLENMEHLNYAAGVPPFLRGPYSTMYVMRPWTVRQYAGFSTAEESNAFYRRNLAAGQKGLSVAFDLATHRGYDSDHERVVGDVGKAGVAIDSVEDMKILFDGIPLNKMSVSMTMNGAVLPVMAFYIVAALEQGAKLEELSGTIQNDILKEFMVRNTYIYPPEFSMRIIADIFEYTSKNMPKFNSISISGYHMQEAGATADIELAYTLADGLEYLRTGVKAGIDIDAFAPRLSFFWAIGMNHFMEIAKMRAARLLWAKIVKQFNPKNPKSMALRTHSQTSGWSLTEQDPFNNVTRTCIEAMGAALGHTQSLHTNALDEAIALPTDFSARIARNTQLYIQEETNVCRAVDPWAGSYYVEYLTHEIAHKAWRLIQEVEELGGMAKAIETGLPKMKIEEAAARKQARIDSGKDVIVGLNKYRLEKEDPIEILDVDNTAVREAQIRRLQKIRAERNEAEVQAALDAITRCVETGEGNLLELSVEAAKKRATLGEISYACEKVVGRYKAVIRSISGVYSSESMDDPNYQKARELCQKFAELEGRQPRIMIAKMGQDGHDRGAKVVSTGYADIGFDVDIGPLFQTPAEAAKQAVENDVHVLGVSSLAAGHKTLVPQVMEELKKLGREDIMVIVGGVIPPQDYQFLYDQGVVGIFGPGTSVSAAAVKILEILLDKFED; encoded by the coding sequence ATGAAACCCGATTTCAAAAAAATAGATATCAAGCACATCGATAGTAAAAATGATGTGTTTAATGTAGATGCCGAATGGGTTACTCCCGAGCAGATTCCTGTTAAGCCGGCATTTACTGAGGCCGACCTAGAGAATATGGAGCATTTGAACTATGCTGCAGGTGTTCCTCCATTCCTACGTGGCCCCTATAGCACCATGTATGTAATGAGACCTTGGACTGTACGTCAGTACGCTGGATTCTCAACTGCCGAGGAGTCAAATGCATTTTATCGCAGAAACCTTGCTGCAGGACAAAAAGGTTTGTCGGTTGCTTTTGACCTTGCCACTCACCGTGGATACGATTCCGATCATGAGCGTGTTGTTGGTGATGTTGGTAAGGCCGGTGTTGCTATTGACTCCGTTGAGGATATGAAGATTCTTTTTGATGGTATTCCCCTCAACAAGATGTCGGTTTCAATGACCATGAATGGTGCTGTGCTACCTGTAATGGCCTTCTATATTGTTGCTGCTCTAGAGCAAGGCGCAAAGCTAGAGGAGCTAAGTGGTACCATACAGAACGATATCCTTAAGGAGTTCATGGTGCGAAACACCTACATCTATCCACCTGAATTCTCCATGCGTATCATTGCCGATATTTTTGAGTACACCTCGAAGAATATGCCCAAGTTCAACAGTATCTCAATTTCGGGTTACCACATGCAAGAGGCAGGTGCCACAGCCGACATTGAGCTAGCTTACACCTTAGCCGATGGACTTGAGTACTTACGCACTGGTGTTAAGGCAGGTATTGATATCGATGCGTTTGCCCCTCGCCTTTCGTTCTTCTGGGCAATAGGCATGAACCATTTCATGGAGATTGCCAAGATGCGTGCTGCTCGCTTGCTTTGGGCTAAGATTGTAAAACAGTTCAATCCTAAGAATCCAAAGTCCATGGCTCTTCGTACTCATAGCCAAACCTCGGGATGGAGTTTAACTGAGCAGGATCCTTTCAACAATGTGACTCGTACCTGTATTGAGGCTATGGGAGCAGCGTTAGGGCATACCCAAAGCTTGCATACAAATGCCCTTGACGAGGCCATTGCCCTTCCAACTGATTTTTCTGCCCGTATTGCTCGTAATACACAGCTTTACATTCAGGAGGAAACCAATGTTTGTCGTGCTGTTGACCCATGGGCTGGATCATACTATGTTGAGTATCTCACCCATGAAATAGCACACAAGGCTTGGAGGTTAATCCAGGAAGTTGAGGAACTTGGTGGAATGGCTAAAGCCATTGAGACTGGACTTCCAAAAATGAAGATCGAGGAGGCTGCTGCTCGTAAGCAAGCACGTATCGACTCGGGCAAGGATGTCATTGTTGGTCTTAACAAGTATCGCCTGGAAAAAGAAGATCCCATTGAGATATTAGACGTTGACAATACCGCAGTTCGTGAGGCTCAGATTCGTCGCTTACAAAAAATACGCGCTGAGCGAAACGAGGCCGAAGTACAAGCTGCTCTCGATGCCATTACACGCTGCGTTGAAACTGGCGAGGGCAACCTACTTGAACTTTCGGTTGAAGCTGCCAAAAAACGCGCAACTTTAGGTGAAATTTCATATGCTTGTGAAAAGGTGGTTGGACGATACAAGGCAGTTATCCGATCAATCTCAGGCGTTTACTCATCAGAATCTATGGACGACCCCAATTATCAGAAAGCTCGTGAACTCTGCCAAAAATTTGCAGAACTCGAAGGCCGTCAGCCCCGTATTATGATTGCTAAAATGGGACAAGATGGCCACGACCGTGGTGCTAAAGTGGTATCAACAGGATATGCCGACATAGGCTTTGATGTTGACATAGGACCTCTATTCCAAACCCCTGCCGAGGCAGCAAAGCAGGCCGTTGAAAACGACGTTCATGTCCTTGGAGTATCGAGCCTTGCTGCTGGCCATAAAACCTTGGTTCCCCAGGTAATGGAAGAACTTAAAAAACTAGGTCGCGAGGATATCATGGTTATTGTTGGCGGCGTAATCCCACCACAAGATTACCAGTTCCTTTACGACCAAGGTGTTGTTGGTATTTTTGGTCCTGGAACATCAGTATCGGCCGCTGCTGTTAAGATTCTTGAGATTCTACTCGATAAGTTCGAAGATTAA
- a CDS encoding methylmalonyl-CoA mutase family protein gives MAEKSNEKLFAEFPPVSTPEWEAVISKDLKGADYDKKLVWKTLEGFSVRPYYRSEDLERLETVHVKPGDFPYVRGNNQKGNPWLIRQDFDVCLDKPTEANKKALEMINRGVESLGFRLCTDCEPSYDSISRLLKDIDIAKIEVNFIGGPITARTLPFIVQYFEQSGVSPSNIKGSIDYSPLTTLSLKGKFCCEKDSSYEGLVDALNAVKMYPNFKVVGVNGYVFHNSGSSAVQELAFALAMASDYLNALSDKGFSIDELTSRFRFNFSVGSSYFMEMAKFRAARLLWAKMVEAYGPSNKESARMSIHAETSKWNMTVYDPYVNMLRTTTESMSAVLAGVDSLNVLPFDAPFSEPTPFSERIARNQQILLREESHFGKVADPAAGSYYIENLTASIAEHAWNLFLEVDEQGGYREAFTKGFIQNKIAEVAAKRDANIASRREVLIGTNQYPNFTEVADLNKVKPDVVKRSVAEKPADAIAQPLVPYRGAQAFEELRYRTDSSGRRPKVFMLSLGNLAMRRARAQFSCNFFAVAGFEVVDNIGFKTVDEGVQAALDAKSDIVVICSSDEEYATLAPEAFQKLNGEAIFVVAGEPECKPDLESKGITNFISVRSNLLDTLIKYQSMLGIK, from the coding sequence ATGGCAGAAAAAAGTAACGAAAAGCTTTTTGCTGAATTTCCACCTGTTTCAACACCAGAATGGGAAGCAGTAATTAGCAAGGATTTAAAAGGAGCCGACTACGATAAAAAGTTGGTATGGAAAACGCTGGAAGGTTTCAGTGTTAGGCCATATTATCGCTCCGAGGATCTTGAAAGGCTTGAAACCGTACATGTTAAACCTGGCGATTTTCCTTACGTTCGTGGTAACAACCAAAAAGGTAACCCTTGGCTTATCCGTCAGGATTTTGATGTATGCCTCGATAAACCAACCGAGGCCAATAAAAAGGCGCTCGAAATGATTAACCGAGGCGTTGAATCATTAGGTTTCAGGCTATGCACCGATTGCGAACCTTCATACGACTCTATTAGTCGTCTACTTAAAGATATTGACATTGCAAAAATCGAGGTAAACTTCATTGGTGGTCCTATTACTGCCAGAACGCTTCCTTTTATTGTTCAATACTTTGAGCAGTCGGGTGTAAGTCCATCAAATATTAAAGGTTCAATTGACTATAGTCCACTTACAACCTTATCGCTTAAAGGAAAGTTCTGCTGCGAGAAGGATTCATCATATGAGGGCTTAGTAGATGCTCTGAATGCGGTTAAAATGTATCCAAACTTCAAGGTGGTTGGAGTTAATGGTTATGTATTCCATAACAGTGGCTCTTCCGCTGTTCAGGAACTAGCATTTGCACTTGCAATGGCCAGCGATTATCTGAACGCATTATCCGATAAAGGCTTCAGCATTGATGAGCTAACATCAAGATTTCGCTTTAACTTCTCAGTAGGTTCTAGCTACTTTATGGAAATGGCCAAGTTCCGTGCTGCTAGGTTGTTATGGGCCAAAATGGTAGAGGCATACGGCCCTTCAAATAAAGAGTCGGCTCGAATGAGTATTCATGCTGAGACTAGCAAGTGGAACATGACCGTTTACGACCCATATGTTAATATGCTTCGTACAACTACCGAAAGTATGAGTGCTGTACTAGCAGGAGTTGACTCACTTAATGTTTTACCGTTCGATGCACCTTTTTCTGAACCAACCCCATTTAGCGAGCGTATAGCCCGTAACCAGCAAATCCTACTTCGTGAGGAGTCGCACTTTGGTAAGGTTGCCGACCCAGCAGCAGGCAGCTATTATATTGAGAACCTTACAGCTTCCATAGCAGAGCATGCTTGGAACCTATTTCTTGAGGTTGATGAGCAGGGTGGATATCGAGAGGCCTTTACAAAAGGGTTTATTCAGAATAAAATTGCTGAGGTTGCTGCAAAACGCGATGCAAATATTGCTTCAAGACGTGAAGTACTCATTGGTACTAACCAGTATCCAAACTTTACCGAGGTTGCCGATTTAAATAAGGTTAAACCCGATGTTGTAAAGCGAAGTGTAGCAGAAAAACCTGCCGATGCCATTGCTCAACCGCTCGTTCCTTATCGTGGTGCTCAAGCTTTTGAAGAGTTGCGTTATAGAACCGATAGCAGTGGGCGTAGGCCAAAAGTGTTTATGCTTTCTCTTGGTAACCTGGCAATGCGACGCGCTAGGGCTCAGTTTAGCTGTAACTTCTTTGCTGTTGCTGGCTTTGAGGTGGTTGATAATATTGGCTTCAAAACAGTTGACGAGGGTGTACAGGCTGCTCTTGATGCCAAATCCGATATTGTGGTAATCTGTAGTTCCGATGAGGAATATGCTACTTTAGCGCCTGAAGCGTTTCAAAAGCTCAACGGAGAGGCAATTTTTGTTGTTGCTGGAGAGCCAGAATGTAAACCCGATCTTGAGTCTAAAGGTATCACTAACTTCATAAGCGTTAGGAGTAATCTTCTCGATACGCTAATCAAGTATCAGTCAATGCTTGGCATAAAGTAA
- a CDS encoding DUF5683 domain-containing protein, translated as MCGLIWFTSSRHVAKRLSAFVVFALLLFSSNSFAQLKTETKKELPDLTTRIWLGSHLLPGYGQIYNRDYWKVPVFYTGMGLMAYQGYQMNSSYKSWQKTYLALSSDDPDRENYKIKAKEYKQKRNLYYAAATAFYLASVSDAVLVYNKGKHSPAAATILSTLVPGMGQAYNGTYWKIPVIYGGLSTFYFMFDWNNRGYNRFKTAVLYLVDDDPNTVDEFNGERTEEELRYYMDSYRRNRDLSALGFAAVYILNILDANVDAHLYDWNVDDNLSFRVEPKVFNPNLSYAYSPPAFGISCRVTF; from the coding sequence ATGTGTGGCCTTATTTGGTTTACTTCCAGCCGACATGTAGCTAAACGCTTGTCGGCTTTTGTGGTTTTTGCTTTACTTCTTTTTAGTAGCAATTCGTTTGCACAACTTAAAACCGAAACAAAAAAAGAACTTCCCGATTTGACCACAAGAATATGGCTTGGGTCGCATCTCTTACCTGGTTATGGACAAATATATAACCGCGATTATTGGAAGGTCCCAGTTTTTTATACCGGAATGGGGCTAATGGCTTATCAGGGTTATCAAATGAATAGTAGCTACAAGAGCTGGCAAAAAACTTATCTTGCCCTATCTTCAGACGATCCTGATCGTGAAAATTACAAAATAAAGGCTAAGGAGTATAAGCAAAAGCGGAACTTATACTACGCCGCAGCAACAGCCTTTTACCTAGCTAGTGTTTCCGATGCTGTGCTGGTTTACAACAAAGGGAAACACTCTCCAGCCGCAGCAACCATTCTTTCGACATTAGTGCCTGGTATGGGACAGGCCTATAATGGAACATATTGGAAAATACCAGTAATTTATGGTGGACTGTCCACTTTCTATTTCATGTTCGATTGGAATAATCGTGGTTATAATCGGTTTAAAACTGCCGTTCTGTATCTTGTAGATGATGACCCAAATACGGTGGATGAGTTTAATGGGGAGAGAACCGAAGAGGAACTCCGGTACTATATGGATAGCTACAGGCGTAATCGCGACCTATCTGCACTTGGATTTGCCGCAGTTTACATTCTCAATATCCTTGATGCCAATGTCGATGCTCATTTGTACGATTGGAATGTAGACGACAATCTCTCATTTCGAGTAGAACCAAAGGTTTTTAATCCTAACCTTTCTTATGCATATAGCCCACCTGCTTTTGGAATTTCTTGTAGGGTTACATTCTAA